In the Pseudomonas orientalis genome, one interval contains:
- a CDS encoding Na+/H+ antiporter family protein produces MNAVIAAVGTMLVLSLSRVHVVIAIIVGALVGGLTGGLGIDATLKAFNSGLGGGATVALSYALLGAFAVAIAKSGLAHALADKALLLVDRQEASGRNHVKWLLIGLLWAVAIASQNILPIHIAFIPLLVPPLLYVLTKLQLDRRLIACVMTFGLITPYMFLPVGFGNIFLNQILLANVAKSGVDISQVNVTHAMSLPALGMVVGLLVAVFISYRKKRVYDLEKIERVEQVAVQYNPLTLLVAGLAIASAFIIQLWLDSMIIGALAGFLIFSVSGIVRWRDTDDLFTEGMKMMAMIGFIMIASSGFAEVLKATGDVRSLVETSAAFIGHSRGVGALLMLLVGLLVTMGIGSSFSTVPILAAIFVPLCVQLGFSPVAIVCIVGTAGALGDAGSPASDSTLGPTSGLNIDGQHHHIWDTVVPTFLHYNLPLLAFGWLAAMTL; encoded by the coding sequence ATTAACGCTGTTATCGCCGCGGTCGGTACCATGCTGGTGCTCAGCCTGTCCCGTGTGCATGTGGTCATCGCCATCATCGTTGGCGCCCTGGTGGGCGGCTTGACCGGGGGGCTGGGGATCGACGCCACGCTCAAAGCGTTTAACAGCGGTTTGGGTGGCGGTGCGACCGTGGCGTTGTCCTACGCGTTGCTCGGCGCTTTCGCTGTGGCGATTGCCAAGTCCGGCCTGGCCCATGCCCTGGCGGACAAAGCGCTGTTGCTGGTCGATCGCCAGGAAGCCAGCGGCCGCAACCATGTCAAATGGCTGTTGATCGGCCTGCTGTGGGCGGTGGCGATCGCTTCGCAGAACATCCTGCCCATCCACATCGCGTTTATCCCGCTGCTGGTGCCGCCTCTGTTGTATGTGCTGACCAAGCTGCAATTGGATCGCCGCCTGATCGCTTGCGTCATGACGTTCGGCTTGATCACGCCTTACATGTTCCTGCCGGTGGGCTTTGGCAATATCTTCCTCAACCAGATCCTGCTGGCCAACGTGGCCAAGAGCGGCGTGGACATCAGCCAGGTCAACGTGACCCACGCCATGAGCCTGCCCGCGCTGGGCATGGTGGTCGGGCTGCTGGTGGCGGTGTTTATCAGCTATCGCAAAAAACGCGTGTATGACCTGGAGAAAATCGAACGGGTCGAGCAGGTGGCGGTGCAGTACAACCCGTTGACCCTGCTGGTGGCCGGCCTGGCGATTGCCTCGGCGTTCATTATTCAACTGTGGCTGGACTCGATGATCATCGGTGCGCTGGCCGGGTTCCTGATTTTCTCGGTGTCGGGCATCGTGCGCTGGCGCGACACCGATGATCTGTTCACCGAAGGCATGAAGATGATGGCGATGATCGGCTTCATCATGATCGCCTCGTCGGGCTTTGCCGAAGTGCTCAAAGCCACCGGTGATGTGCGCTCACTGGTGGAAACCTCGGCGGCGTTCATCGGCCATAGCCGTGGAGTAGGGGCGCTGTTGATGCTGCTGGTAGGGCTGTTGGTGACCATGGGCATCGGTTCGTCGTTTTCCACGGTGCCGATCCTGGCCGCGATTTTTGTGCCGTTGTGTGTGCAACTGGGTTTCAGCCCGGTGGCGATCGTATGCATCGTCGGCACCGCCGGGGCGTTGGGCGACGCCGGTTCACCGGCCTCCGATTCCACCCTCGGCCCGACCTCCGGCCTGAATATCGACGGCCAGCATCATCATATCTGGGACACCGTGGTGCCGACCTTCCTGCACTACAACCTGCCGTTGCTGGCGTTTGGCTGGCTGGCGGCGATGACGCTCTGA